One window from the genome of Papilio machaon chromosome 6, ilPapMach1.1, whole genome shotgun sequence encodes:
- the LOC106716773 gene encoding elongation of very long chain fatty acids protein yields MDILNRIVAGYHDLMDNKSDQRVKDWFLMSSPFPTLAICLTYVFTVKVLGPKLMENRKPFELKNVLIWYNLFQVIFSCWLFHESIVSGWFNGYSFRCQPVDYSRSPEAMRTVRGCWWYYFSKFTEFFDTIFFVMRKKFDHVSKLHVIHHGIMPMSVWFGVKFTPGGHSTFFGMLNTFVHIIMYSYYLLAALGPKVQKFLWWKKYLTALQMVQFVLVFFHAFQLLFIDCDYPRAFVWWIGMHAVLFYYLFSDFYKQAYLKKAKIAKAKVKAEMDTCKSETKEGKLSLLNGFSNGSALSDVRQRMAGAVASQ; encoded by the exons ATGGATATTCTGAATAGGATAGTGGCAGGTTATCATGACCTAATGGATAACAAAAGTGATCAACGGGTGAAGGATTGGTTCTTGATGTCATCACCTTTCCCCACATTAGCGATATGTCTCACATATGTCTTCACAGTAAAA GTGCTCGGCCCCAAGTTGATGGAAAACAGAAAACCATTCGAACTGAAGAATGTACTCATATGGTACAACCTGTTCCAAGTTATTTTTAGTTGCTGGCTGTTTCACGag AGCATAGTGAGCGGTTGGTTCAATGGATACAGTTTCCGTTGTCAACCAGTCGACTACTCAAGATCGCCTGAAGCTATGCGT ACGGTGAGAGGATGCTGGTGGTATTACTTTTCCAAATTCACAGAATTCTTCGATACG ATCTTCTTCGTAATGCGCAAGAAGTTTGACCACGTGTCGAAGCTGCATGTCATTCATCACGGCATTATGCCAATGTCAGTCTGGTTCGGAGTCAAATTCACGCCCG GTGGTCACTCGACATTCTTCGGCATGCTCAACACGTTCGTGCACATTATAATGTACTCGTACTATCTGCTCGCCGCGCTGGGCCCCAAGGTGCAGAAGTTCCTCTGGTGGAAGAAATACCTCACTGCACTGCAAATG GTCCAGTTCGTCTTAGTGTTCTTCCACGCGTTCCAGCTGCTATTCATTGACTGCGACTACCCTCGCGCCTTCGTCTGGTGGATCGGCATGCACGCCGTTCTCTTCTACTACCTCTTCTCTGACTTCTACAAACAAGCTTACCTTAAGAAAGCCaag ATCGCGAAGGCCAAAGTGAAGGCAGAGATGGATACGTGCAAATCAGAGACGAAGGAGGGAAAATTGTCTCTCTTGAATGGTTTCAGCAACGGGTCTGCGCTGAGCGACGTGCGGCAACGTATGGCGGGCGCTGTCGCCTCGCAATGA